The Podospora pseudocomata strain CBS 415.72m chromosome 1 map unlocalized CBS415.72m_1, whole genome shotgun sequence genome has a segment encoding these proteins:
- a CDS encoding uncharacterized protein (EggNog:ENOG503PIJB) produces MIPSPSGSPGRGDRPVSDILDSPITRSPPPPPPPRKEFKAYGQDYQYAETWSNPLPEFIIHNPGTKNDDPGALEAGTAGVTGGIGATTRAGPRPESLDGTQDTSASMDYHGNISHHRPDTVGSKGSVMREAVWVPPYEKPWYRKITHLQWLIATVTVLGILAVVLAILGAMGILTGTAGTQSTSGAANSTSSGASTSSSTTSSSSPARPSPTNLDNFCKDSDSFLKDVGIYSIQVDGTTNWEQGFDSATTAELCCNACFKASNCAGWLHTGIDFTPCTLFSLKEGIFDEAKDKDKCPRGQANEITFKEDNAKKGASAARGPCSNGFKFG; encoded by the exons ATGATCCCATCACCCTCAGGAAGTCCTGGTCGAGGAGACCGACCTGTCTCAGACATCTTAGACTCGCCCATAACCAgatcaccgccgccaccaccgccgcctcggaAAGAGTTCAAAGCCTACGGTCAAGACTACCAGTACGCCGAAACTTGGTCCAATCCGCTTCCAGAGTTTATCATTCACAACCCTGGTACCAAGAACGACGACCCCGGTGCGCTAGAAGCAGGAACGGCCGGAGTTACGGGGGGAATTGGAGCAACGACCAGAGCGGGGCCAAGACCTGAGAGTCTCGACGGCACTCAAGATACCAGTGCCAGCATGGATTACCACGGGAATATTTCGCATCATCGTCCCGACACTGTCGGGTCTAAGGGATCCGTCATGAGGGAAGCGGTCTGGGTACCGCCCTACGAGAAACCCTGGTACAGAAAGATCACCCATCTTCAATGGCTAATCGCCACCGTTACTGTTCTCGGCATTCTTGCGGTTGTTCTTGCGATTCTGGGAGCGATGGGTATTCTCACTGGGACAGC TGGTACTCAGTCGACCTCTGGCGCTGCCAACAGCACAAGCAGTGGCgcctcaacatcatcttcaacgacgtcatcatcatcaccagctcGACCAAGCCCAACA AATCTCGACAACTTTTGCAAAGACTCGGATTCGTTTCTCAAAGACGTCGGCATCTACAGCATCCAAGTCGATGGTACGACGAACTGGGAGCAAGGATTTGATTCGGCCACCACGGCGGAACTCTGCTGCAATGCTTGCTTCAAAGCTTCGAATTGTGCCGGATGGTTACATACCGGCATCGACTTCACACCCTGCACGCTTTTTTCTCTCAAGGAGGGCATTTTCGACGAGGCAAAGGATAAGGACAAGTGCCCGAGGGGTCAGGCGAACGAGATCACTTTTAAGGAGGATAACGCGAAGAAAGGTGCCTCTGCGGCAAGGGGACCCTGTAGCAACGGTTTCAAGTTCGGCTAG
- the PDB1 gene encoding pyruvate dehydrogenase E1, beta subunit (EggNog:ENOG503NU6T; COG:C) — protein sequence MSRYLRPAARLAATARTSALRPATASPFLSRAAVIPGVQRRTYADASGVKEYTVRDALNEALAEELEQNDKVFILGEEVAQYNGAYKVTKNLLDRFGEKRVIDTPITESGFAGLAIGAALSGLHPVCEFMTWNFAMQAIDQIVNSAAKTLYMSGGIQPCNITFRGPNGFAAGVGAQHSQDFSAWYGSIPGLKVVSPWSAEDAKGLLKAAIRDPNPVVVLENELMYGQSFPMSAEAQKDDFVIPFGKAKIERSGKDLTLVTLSRCVGQSLVAAENLKKKYGVDVEVINLRSIKPLDIETIIKSLKKTHRLMAVESGFPAFGVSAEILALTMEYGFDYLDAPAARVTGADVPTPYAQGLEEMSFPTEGTIEQQAVKLLRL from the exons ATGTCGCGTTATCTCCGACCAGCGGCTCGCCTTGCTGCCACGGCGAGGACCTCCGCCCTCCGTCCGGCCACCGCATCGCCATTCCTCTCCAGGGCCGCCGTCATCCCCGGCGTACAAAGACGGACATATGCCGACGCCTCCGGCGTCAAGGAGTACACAGTCCGCGATGCCCTGAACGAGGCGCTTGCCGAGGAGCTCGAGCAGAACGACAAGGTCTTCATcctgggcgaggaggttgcccAGTATAATGGCGCATACAAGGTCACCAAGAACCTCCTGGACCGCTTCGGCGAGAAGCGTGTCATCGACACACCCATCACCGAGTCCGGCTTCGCCGGTCTGGCCATCGGTGCCGCCCTGAGCGGTCTGCACCCAGTT TGCGAGTTCATGACCTGGAACTTCGCCATGCAGGCCATCGACCAAATCGTCAACTCGGCCGCCAAGACCCTCTACATGTCGGGCGGCATCCAGCCCTGCAACATCACCTTCCGCGGACCCAACGGTTTTGCCGCCGGCGTCGGCGCCCAGCACTCCCAGGACTTCTCTGCTTGGTACGGGTCCATCCCCGGCCTCAAGGTTGTCTCCCCCTGGTCCGCCGAAGACGCCAAGGGCCTCCTCAAAGCTGCCATCCgcgaccccaaccccgtcgtcgtcctcgagAACGAGCTCATGTACGGCCAGTCCTTCCCCATGTCGGCCGAGGCTCAAAAGGATGACTTTGTCATCCCCTTTggcaaggccaagattgagCGCTCCGGCAAGGATTTGACTCTGGtcaccctctcccgctgCGTCGGGCAGTCCCTTGTTGCGGCTGAGaacctcaagaagaagtacggtgttgatgtcgaggTTATCAACCTCCGGTCGATCAAGCCTCTTGATATCGAGACGATCATCAAGTCGCTCAAGAAGACGCACCGTCTGATGGCCGTCGAGTCTGGCTTCCCTGCTTTTGGCGTCAGTGCTGAGATTTTGGCGTTGACGATGGAGTATGGATTTGACTACTTGGACGCCCCCGCCGCTAGAGTCACTGGTGCTGATGTGCCCACGCCGTATGCCCAGGGCCTGGAGGAGATGAGTTTCCCTACTGAGGGGACGATTGAGCAGCAGGCCGTTAAGCTTCTTCGCCTTTAA
- a CDS encoding uncharacterized protein (COG:Q; EggNog:ENOG503P10K) has protein sequence MAPSAYNKLQNKHVLILGGSSGIGYAVADGSLASGAKVTISSSSQTKVDAAVSRLKSDYPSQTDTIVGFPANLSNPTTVQDDLDVLFKKAESTHVASRYLPKENTSSITITSGSVTKKPAKGWTLMSYYGGGLSTLAKALAVDLAPIRANVVRPGYVETELWTEEQKASTAKAVAKSTLTGVPAKGEDVAEAYLWLMKDSNVTGAAAETDSGGLLA, from the exons ATGGCCCCTTCTGCTTACAACAAGCTCCAGAACAAGCATGTTCTCATCCTTGGAGGAAGTTCAGGCATAGGTTATGCCGTGGCAGATGGCTCTCTCGCTTCTGGAGCCAAGGTCAccatttcctcctcttctcagaCCAAAGTTGATGCTGCCGTTTCTCGTCTGAAATCAGACTACCCCTCCCAAACAGACACGATTGTCGGCTTCCCCGctaacctctccaacccaaccacggTGCAAGACGACCTTGATGTCCTGTTCAAGAAAGCCGAGTCTACCCACG TCGCATCTCGATACCTGCCCAAGGAGAACACTtccagcatcaccatcaccagcggcTCTGTGACAAAGAAGCCGGCAAAAGGGTGGACCCTGATGAGTTATTATGGCGGCGGACTCTCCACTTTGGCCAAGGCGCTCGCTGTTGATCTCGCGCCAATCAGGGCGAATGTGGTTCGGCCTGGCTATGTCGAGACAGAACTCTGGACGGAAGAGCAAAAGGCATCCACGGCCAAAGCTGTCGCCAAATCAACGCTCACGGGGGTGCCCGCCAAGGGCGAAGATGTTGCGGAGGCGTATctgtggttgatgaaggaCAGCAACGTGACTggagcggcggcggagacGGATTCTGGTGGGCTGTTGGCGTAA
- a CDS encoding uncharacterized protein (COG:E; COG:G; EggNog:ENOG503NYEE), with the protein MSENNNDNNATIHTAVEPVMAKTDGTGDYGTTAHATTTRISVEGHTTDSESAAVAAGLKHLENQEVKWYSYLLTVDFWAIIALGQILALCITGSNTFTSFLSSVNTIIPAFQTLFNYALLTIVYLPYTIYKHGWAKYRSILWRDGWKYFILSFFDVQGNYFTVLAYEYTNILSAQLLNFWAIVCVVILSFFFLKVRYRPVQIAGILICCGGMGVLLASDHINGTNGGNGKDMIKGDLFGLLGATLYGITNVYEEWFVSKRPMYEVLSFLGIFGVCINGVQAAIFDRSSFAGATWNGDVAGWLVGYTFCLFIFYSLVPLILRMGSAAIFDVNLLTANFWGVIIGTRVFGYTIHWMYPIAFVLIIFGMVVYFLAGTILGDSKKPWLGDNQKDGVAGLGTAKLKALNEARRKGLAREEEVAGEA; encoded by the coding sequence ATGTCTgagaacaacaacgacaacaacgccACCATTCACACGGCCGTCGAGCCTGTCATGGCCAAGACAGACGGCACCGGTGACTACGGGACAACCGcccatgccaccaccaccagaatCAGTGTCGAGGGCCACACAACTGACTCCGAGTCCGCCGCCGTGGCCGCTGGCCTCAAGCACCTCGAAAACCAGGAGGTCAAGTGGTACTCCTACCTCTTGACCGTCGACTTCTGGGCCATCATCGCTCTGGGTCAAATCCTGGCGCTGTGCATCACCGGCTCCAACACCTTCACCTCGTTCCTGAGCTccgtcaacaccatcatccccgccTTCCAGACCCTCTTCAACTACGCCCTGCTGACGATTGTCTACCTCCCATACACCATCTACAAGCATGGCTGGGCCAAATACCGCTCCATCCTGTGGCGCGACGGCTGGAAGTACTTCATCCTGTCGTTCTTTGACGTCCAGGGAAATTACTTCACTGTTTTGGCATACGAGTACACCAATATCCTGTCTGCCCAGCTCCTCAACTTCTGGGCCATCGTCTGCGTGGTCATCCTGTCATTTTTCTTCCTCAAGGTCAGATATAGACCCGTTCAAATCGCCGGTATCCTCATCTGCTGCGGCGGCATGGgtgtcctcctcgccagcgATCACATCAACGGCACCAACGGCGGCAACGGCAAGGACATGATCAAGGGCGATCTTTTTGGTCTGCTGGGGGCGACGCTCTACGGCATTACGAATGTCTACGAGGAGTGGTTTGTTTCCAAAAGGCCAATGTACGAGGTTCTTTCGTTCCTGGGCATTTTCGGGGTGTGTATCAACGGGGTGCAGGCGGCTATTTTTGATCGGAGCAGCTTTGCAGGCGCGACGTGGAACGGGGATGTggcggggtggttggtgggttaTACATTTTGCTTGTTCATTTTCTACTCGCTCGTTCCGCTGATCTTGCGGATGGGGAGTGCGGCGATTTTTGATGTGAACCTACTGACGGCCAACTTTTGGGGTGTGATTATCGGGACGAGGGTGTTTGGGTATACCATTCACTGGATGTACCCGATTGCGTTTGTGTTGATCATctttgggatggtggtgtacTTTTTGGCGGGGACGATTTTGGGGGATTCGAAGAAACCGTGGTTGGGGGATAACCAGAAGGATGGcgtggctgggctggggacGGCCAAGTTGAAGGCGTTGAatgaggcgaggaggaaggggttggcgagggaggaggaggttgctggggaggcttag
- the ERG6_1 gene encoding Delta(24)-sterol C-methyltransferase (COG:H; EggNog:ENOG503NTY3), producing the protein MVSANQIALEKEDHKRDAEFMKAMHGKSTEAKGGFAAMLSKDTEANKVAVDEYFKHFDNKTAENETDADREARTKEYATLTRHYYNLATDLYEYGWGQSFHFCRYSLGESFYQAIARHEHYLAMKIGIQAGDKVLDVGCGIGGPAREIAKFTDCHITGLNNNDYQIERATRYAVKEGLSGQLKYVKGDFMQMSFPDNSFDAVYAIEATVHAPKLVGVYSEIYRVLKPGGKFGVYEWLMTDKYDNNNLEHRDIRLAIEEGDGISNMVTISEGIQAMKDAGFNLLHHEDLAKRDDPIPWYWGIAGETKYMQSYFDLFTVLRMTKAGRRAVHVFTGFLEMVGLAPKGTKKTADALAKGADGLVAGAKKDLFTPMYLMIGQKPLN; encoded by the exons ATGGTTTCCGCCAACCAAATCGCCCTCGAGAAGGAGGACCACAAGCGCGATGCCGAGTTCATGAAGGCCATGCACGGCAAGTCCACTGAGGCCAAGGGTGGTTTCGCTGCCATGCTTTCCAAGGACACCGAGGCCAACAAGGTCGCCGTTGACGAGTACTTCAAGCACTTTGACAACAAGACCGCCGAGAACGAGACCGACGCCGACAGAGAG GCCCGCACCAAGGAGTACGCGACTCTGACCAGACACTACTACAACCTGGCCACCGATTTGTATGAGTATGGCTGGGGCCAGTCCTTCCACTTCTGCCGCTACTCTCTTGGCGAGAGCTTCTACCAGGCCATTGCTCGTCACGAGCACTACCTCGCCATGAAGATCGGCATCCAGGCCGGTGACAAGGTTCTGGATGTTGGTTGCGGTATTGGTGGTCCCGCCAGAGAGATCGCCAAGTTCACCGACTGCCACATCACCGGTCTTAACAACAACGACTACCAGATTGAGCGCGCCACCCGGTACGCCGTCAAGGAGGGTCTCTCTGGCCAGCTCAAATATGTCAAGGGTGATTTCATG CAAATGTCTTTCCCTGACAACTCCTTCGATGCCGTTTACGCCATCGAGGCCACCGTCCACGCCCCCAAGCTTGTTGGCGTCTATAGCGAAATCTACAGAGTGCTCAAGCCCGGCGGCAAGTTCGGTGTGTACGAGTGGTTGATGACCGACAAgtacgacaacaacaacctcgagcACAGGGATATCCGTCTCGCcatcgaggagggtgacggtATCTCCAACATGGTCACCATCTCCGAGGGTATCCAGGCCATGAAGGATGCTggcttcaacctcctccaccacgagGATCTTGCCAAGCGTGACGACCCTATCCCATGGTACTGGGGTATTGCTGGTGAGACCAAGTACATGCAGTCGTACTTTGATCTCTTCACCGTCCTCCGCATGACCAAGGCCGGTCGCCGTGCCGTGCATGTCTTCACCGGCTTCTTGGAGATGGTCGGTCTTGCGCCCAAGGGTACCAAGAAGACGGCCGATGCCCTCGCCAAGGGTGCCGATGGTCTCGTCGCCGGTGCCAAGAAGGACCTCTTCACCCCAATGTACCTCATGATCGGCCAGAAGCCCCTCAACTAA
- a CDS encoding uncharacterized protein (COG:H; EggNog:ENOG503NX6Z): protein MSTTTAPHKLYFGYGSNLWLDQMSRRCPSSPYLGIGRLRQHKWFINSRGYANIAHVPTPSPPSEVWGLIYALTPQDEDMLDINEGVPYAYEKRELTIEFWERDGDKQRKGEEREALVYIDFERDKGGFKPREEYIVRMNRGIDDALREGVPSSYVEGVLRGYIPAEEQDEEVEKLAERQAGGFKDESGVIPARVTAEAVGSGVDLVSNVKAVGEVLDGKEYMSGASSSKSRYAFRLRHQTPYLSWYQHSTQATHVYEMLNYLPKNTLQILEIGCGMGAVTDCLAQHIKSRNGHIDALDPAPDSYVCSLERYVQDTENFYPSPWTLGDHQHAVSQRNPNTVTFHNADAIKFLDDGDDKDKKWDVAVFFHSVWYLDSVDVLKNTLEKLKGRVKRVFVVEHALRATNKYARSHVFAALAMAAVGEERQKKGVDTTGHVTFLGTPPKIKKAMEETGWALEKEAEMVPDGELIDGVVDVTWARSTQFREQFNELGLQSTKKEGLVQALLNAATQELVLDDRRRMSRCGDDTIPHACAMDVWVANFVLEKEEEK, encoded by the exons atGTCGACAACAACCGCCCCCCACAAACTCTACTTTGGCTACGGCTCCAACCTCTGGCTGGACCAAATGTCCCGCcgctgcccctcctccccttacCTAGGGATAGGACGTCTCCGCCAGCACAAATGGTTCATCAACTCGCGCGGCTACGCCAACATCGCCCACGTCCCGACGCCCTCGCCCCCTTCTGAAGTCTGGGGGTTGATCTACGCCCTCACACCCCAAGACGAAGATATGCTGGATATCAACGAGGGAGTCCCCTACGCCTATGAGAAGAGGGAACTAACGATCGAGTTTTGGGAACGGGATGGGGACAAAcagagaaagggggaggagagggaggcgttaGTTTACATTGACTTTGAGAGGGACAAGGGGGGGTTTAAACCGAGGGAGGAGTATATTGTTAGGATGAACAGGGGGATTGATGATGcgctgagggagggggtgccgaGCAGTtatgtggagggggtgttgagggggtaTATCCCTGCCGAGGAGCAAGAcgaagaggttgagaagcTTGCTGAACGGCAGGCGGGTGGGTTTAAAGATGAGAGCGGGGTTATACCGGCGAGGGTGACGGCTGAGGCGGTGGGGTCGGGGGTTGATCTCGTCAGCAATGTGAAAGCCgttggggaggttttggatggGAAGGAATA TATGAGCGGTGCTTCGAGCTCTAAATCCAGATATGCCTTCAGGCTCCGCCATCAGACTCCCTACCTCTCATGGTACCAGCACTCAACCCAAGCCACGCACGTCTACGAAATGCTTAACTACTTACCCAAGAACACACTCCAAATATTGGAAATAGGCTGCGGCATGGGTGCCGTCACGGACTGTTTAGCACAACACATCAAGTCTCGGAATGGTCACATTGACGCTCTCGATCCCGCACCTGACTCGTATGTGTGCTCGCTGGAGCGGTACGTGCAAGATACCGAAAACTTCTACCCCTCTCCGTGGACTCTGGGTGATCATCAGCACGCCGTGTCTCAACGGAATCCCAACACGGTCACCTTCCACAATGCGGACGCGATCAAGTTCCTTGACGACGGAGacgacaaggacaagaagtggGATGTGGCGGTGTTTTTCCATTCCGTCTGGTACTTGGACTCGGTGGACGTCCTGAAGAACACACTTGAGAagttgaaggggagggtgaagagggttTTTGTTGTCGAGCATGCGCTACGTGCCACGAACAAGTATGCACGGTCGCATGTGTTCGCCGCGCTTGCGATGGCTGCAgtcggggaggagaggcagaaGAAGGGCGTGGACACCACGGGCCACGTGACGTTTTTGGGCACTCCTCCAAAGATAAAAAAGGCCATGGAGGAGACGGGGTGGGCGTTGGAaaaggaggcggagatggtGCCGGATGGAGAGTTGATCGATGGAGTTGTCGATGTCACATGGGCTCGTTCAACCCAATTTAGGGAGCAGTTCAATGAGCTGGGACTGCAAAGCACCAAGAAGGAGGGTTTGGTGCAGGCTCTGCTGAACGCGGCTACTCA
- the MZM1 gene encoding Mitochondrial zinc maintenance protein 1, mitochondrial (COG:C; EggNog:ENOG503P7DE), with product MAAIQSYRNLLRAARIAFEGDTRMLTGARESIRNAFRDKATLPPSDPSIEPALKHADEVAAFLKANVVQGIKQEDNTYKLRIHEHTERGDNESIKFANKNPRVGVKCCSEM from the exons ATGGCCGCCATCCAGTCCTACAGAAACCTCTTGCGCGCCGCGAGGATTGCCTTTGAAG GCGATACTCGAATGCTTACCGGTGCCCGCGAGTCGATTCGTAATGCCTTCCGGGACAAGgccaccctccctccctcggACCCCTCGATCGAACCCGCTCTGAAGCATGCCGACGAGGTTGCCGCTTTCTTGAAGGCCAACGTTGTACAGGGTATCAAACAGGAGGATAACACATACA AGCTCCGGATTCACGAACACACTGAAAGAGGCGACAACGAGTCTATCAAGTTTGCAAACAAGAACCCAAGGGTTGGGGTTAAGTGCTGCTCTGAGATGTAG
- the SLT11 gene encoding Pre-mRNA-splicing factor slt11 (COG:A; EggNog:ENOG503NTXR; BUSCO:EOG09263BDA), with amino-acid sequence MPPQIKQDLNRSGWESTDFPSVCENCLPTNPYVKMLKEDYGAECKLCTRPFTVFSWSGEGRAHGRKKRTNICLACARLKNACQCCIMDLQFGLPIVIRDKALELIAPGPQSEINREYFAQNNEQAIQEGRAGIEAYEKTDEKARELLRRLAQSKPYFRKGKELDSEGNAVSGGPSGSGSATGGNPAVGAGLGGAGPIRTRDSRAAAAVGARPGGGKRGPIPANAPPPGPRDWMPPSDPTIMSLFVTGIEDDLPEYKIRDFFKSFGKIKSLVVSHMTHCAFVNYESREGAEQAAAECKGRAVIAGCPLRIRWSVPKAIGNMNREERGQMLRDGRSAFPEAKRKANPKAIEGGSGQEQGSSAHGQDQGGLLVAPPPGQDDVQYASLAGN; translated from the coding sequence ATGCCACCACAAATCAAACAAGACCTGAACCGTTCTGGTTGGGAGTCCACCGACTTCCCCTCCGTGTGCGAAAACTGCCTGCCTACAAATCCCTACGTAAAGATGCTCAAAGAAGACTACGGCGCCGAATGCAAACTCTGTACGAGACCGTTCACCGTCTTCAGCTGGTCCGGTGAGGGCCGCGCCCACGGTCGCAAGAAGCGCACCAACATCTGCCTGGCGTGCGCCCGCCTCAAAAACGCCTGCCAATGCTGCATCATGGACTTACAGTTTGGCCTACCTATCGTCATCAGAGATAAGGCGCTCGAGCTCATCGCGCCAGGGCCCCAGAGCGAGATCAACAGGGAATATTTTGCGCAAAACAACGAGCAGGCCATCCAGGAAGGGAGAGCAGGGATCGAGGCATACGAGAAGACTGATGAGAAAGCGAGAGAgttgctgaggaggctgGCACAGAGCAAGCCCTACTTCAGGAAAGGGAAAGAGTTGGATTCGGAGGGCAACGCAGTGTCCGGGGGGCCTtcggggagcgggagcgCGACGGGTGGAAATCCGGCCGTTGGAGCCGGGCTTGGCGGTGCTGGACCGATCCGAACACGAGATTCAAGAGCGGCAGCTGCCGTGGGAGCGAGACCAGgaggtgggaagaggggacCAATCCCTGCGAATGCCCCTCCACCTGGGCCCAGGGACTGGATGCCGCCTTCGGATCCGACCATCATGTCGCTCTTCGTAACCGGGATTGAGGACGACCTTCCCGAATACAAGATTCGGGACTTTTTTAAGTCCTTCGGAAAGATCAAATCCCTGGTGGTGTCGCATATGACCCACTGCGCTTTTGTCAACTACGAGTCTCGCGAAGGAGCCGAGCAAGCAGCGGCTGAGTGCAAGGGGCGCGCGGTGATTGCCGGCTGTCCTCTTCGAATCCGATGGAGCGTCCCGAAGGCTATTGGAAATATGAACAGGGAGGAGCGTGGACAGATGCTACGCGATGGGCGATCTGCCTTCCCTGAGGCCAAGAGGAAGGCCAACCCGAAAGCCATTGAAGGAGGAAGTGGTCAAGAGCAGGGTTCCTCTGCTCATGGTCAAGACCAGGGTGGACTGCTTGTTGCGCCACCTCCAGGACAGGATGACGTTCAATATGCTAGTCTCGCTGGTAACTAG